The genomic region AGAGCAAACTTTTGAGGTACAATTACTATAACAGGTAGAAAAACCGTAAACGCTACAAAAACAAAGAACACCCCAGATGCAAGAAGAAGCCCAAAATACATGAGCGACTTCCCCGAAGGGATATTACTGGTAGCCGACTGCAAATTCCCTGGTATGTTACTCACTCCCCTAGATACCCTAAACAAAAACCAAACCAACAACACATCATAAAAAATCTGTAGACTTTACATTAAAAAAGTCAATGAATAAGTTGCAAATACAGTCACAAAACAAACATCACAAGTAATACACAAAACTACAGCTAAAAAGTTGCGAAAACACCACTTAGGGTTATAAAATCAAGAAAACACCAACAATGCCATAAAAAGATCAATAAATTTTAGATTAAAAAGTTAATAAATGAGTTTAACATACAGTCACAAAACAAACATCACAAATGATACACAAAATTCCAGTTAAAATGCTGCAAAAACACCACTTAGGGttacaaaatcaagaaaataccaataatatttcctAAAAAAAATCTATAGATTTTACATGAAAAAGTCAATAAATGagtttaacattttttttttgaacggcaaatttggatcactgacggaccactggagtatcatcgtaccaccagcagaaccacccgatcatatccatctccactaggcaataatgcctatacaccaattcaggaggaaacccaataaatctgggaaaacccgctttgtgggaatcgaacccatgacctaatggtcataagccttatcccaccaccaagataccactaaCCTATAATGCCATGGGTGGTAATAAATGAGTTTAACATACAGTCACAAAACAAACATCACAAATAATACACACAATTACAGTTAAAAAGTTGCAAAAACACCACTTATGGTTACAAAATCAAGAAAACACCAACAATATCTCATAAaaaatttataaattttacaTTAAAAAGTCAAAAAATGAGTTTAACATACAGTCACAAAACAAACATCACAAATAATACACACAATGACAGTTAAAAAGTTGCAAAAACACCACTAAGGgttaaaaatcaagaaaacaCCAACAACATATCATAAAAAGCTGTAGACTTTGCATTAAAAAAGTCAATGAATAATAAGTTGCACATACAGTCACGAAACAAATATCACAAATTATACACAAAATTGCAGTTCAAAAGTTGCAAAAAATCACTTAGGGTTACAAAAATACACAAAATTGCAGTTCAAAAGTTGCAAAAAATCACTTAGGGTTACAAAATCAAGACAACATACTCATGATCACATATTTAACAATTCAAAAAATAAATCTTGAACTTAATTTGCAGGATAATCAGCCTAGATACCTAGATCAAACTTAAATTTATTCTCTAAATTTGAATGTGTAATGTGCAAATTCATGCATTCAGTAGTTAAATCACAACATATTCATCAATATTCAAACAGATCACGAAATATACCAACTAAACTAGTTCAACAAAACAATTGTAGAGTAGCTTACACATTGAAGGTGCCGGAAACGGTGTCGTTTGCGGACCTAACTGCCGATTCGATATCAAATGAACCGACGAAGCTGGTGGAGCCTGCATCGGAGCCTTTAGTGGCGGAATAAGAGTTCCAATCTGCTAACAGTGATGAAGATGGAGCCGATAATGATTTAGGTAGTGAATTGGGGGTATCATCACTGCTGCCGGAAAACCAGTTTTGCATAGTTATGGTTCCAGATCGAAACCCTAGCTTTTGGTTTGAACTTGGGATCGGGAGTGAAAAGGGTGTTTGTGAAGTGTAGAGGCGGTGGTGGAATCTTTGCGGCCTACTGGTGGTTAGCTGTAGTAGTGCAGTAATGCGTTTTCTGTTCTCCggttaaacaagtttttggtaatttcAAGTTTTGGAATACTTGCGGCCTACTTGGGAACCGAATCGTGTTTTAACAGTTTCTATTCGAAATCGGGTTAAACGGTTAATTAAatcctaaaattaacaactagATAAAAACAATTAAACGGTTTAAAACATATAACTAAGAGTTTGAACATCCAAAGTTTAAATCATCGATAAGATATTTCAAACCATAAAAGGAAAGTATACAACGTAAAAATGAACGTTAACTAAAAAAACTTTTAGCTAACCGTCACAAAATCTTCATTCAAACATTATGTAAAAACTTTTTCTATATTCTTTAatcctaaatacatatttttaaatataacattTAAAGTTCAATTAAATTTatagggtttttgaaataattTTCAAACGTTTAAACCTAAACCGGTTCTAGCGGTTCTTTAAACGGACCCGTCGGTTATCACCGGAACCGAACCGGGAATCATTTTCTCCCAAATTTAAGAACTAGAACTGGACCCTAAATACAACAACACAGTTTAGATCTGGCGGTTCCGATTCGATTCCTCAGTTCCGGCGGTTCAGAACCGTGAATTGCTCAGCCCTAGACATGAGTCTATCTTTTAGACTATGGGGTatagggcttgggttgggggaaaacgcccaaaccaccacctcgggtgggcttgggttggggcgtggcccttggggcttgggtttgaagccgggcgtggggcggtcttgacaagctgacatggcgggctctcaatggccaaaccaaactagccgttgggctagccgttggccaacggttatgttaaaaaaaaaaaaaattcactataaaactcacatttttcttccattttttaccacattcaaccacaatACACTCCATATCTTCTATAATCATCTTCAATTCTccttctacaaaacgaaaaaatgcaTCCTCATAACCGTGCTTATGACCCGAACAACCCGTTTGCATTCCAAtaaaataatcctagcccaccagtcaccacccaatcgtccaatgcctcgtccatttttcatacactccCCTATGCTCCTTGAAGCGAGTTATGCATCGTATATCGGGAATCGTGtgtttactaacttcccacaaaccgacgattcgatacctaccccgtttacacaaacgaccatcaacctttcaccaacctccatcgacctttcacaaacCGAAACCGTCCCCGATACTCAGCCACCCAACGATGGTCCTTCCGCCTCAATAGTTCCCAAaaagagaagtcataagaaaaaaaccgaggcggagaaagcacttgaaaccgtcaaaacaaaaacaacaaaaatggggCGTTAATGAAGaacttgcattggcgagggcttggtgtcaacaatctcaacatccaagtttaggtattcttaaatattttgtaatatattcttaaatattttgtaatatattaatgGTTAACTTTTATgtaactttgtaatatattaaattttgtttttattaaaataggaaattctcaaCATCGAACTCATTTGTGGGAAGCGGTTAATAAAGCATTCCATGGAGAAATGGGAAGGGAGgcttatcgtgaaaacgatagcttatcctcgaaGTGGAGCGAGATTAGCGGCCAACTTACAAAATATagtggttttttaaataaagcaaagcaaaacccaaaaagtggtgaaaccgaagccgacattGTGACAAATGCATTGGTTGCATTCAAATCAAATGTGGGGAGCaacttccgtttcatgcattgttgggagatttgtaaattccatccaaagtgggcgaatatccccagtggtagcgaaagtaacacgtcttccaaaaggtcaagggcctcgttccaagcccaatctgatgcacgagatcaagagtttgaggaccttttggatgattcgccaaacCGGCCTAAGTATGGAAGAGATGCCGCAAAAAGGCGTGCTCAAAAATCAAGATCTGGTACGGCATCGCCTTCAACTTGGAGTTTgggctcgcgtaggggaatatacagcgatcagttggatgacatttcatgcaagttagatacattcaacgtattccaacaacaaagggccgaaattcaaaagagcaaagaagctagagatgccgcTAGAGATGCCCAAAAACAAAAACGGGATGATTTGAAATTTCCATCCCAGCCCATTGATCACCTAGAGGGTGACGAGTTGCAACTAGTCTTGgagatgagagaagagataaaaaaacaaatataaacgttaggaatttttttatgtaattttctttatttaaaaatattaaaaaaa from Helianthus annuus cultivar XRQ/B chromosome 10, HanXRQr2.0-SUNRISE, whole genome shotgun sequence harbors:
- the LOC110886200 gene encoding protein transport protein SFT2 is translated as MQNWFSGSSDDTPNSLPKSLSAPSSSLLADWNSYSATKGSDAGSTSFVGSFDIESAVRSANDTVSGTFNVVSRGVSNIPGNLQSATSNIPSGKSLMYFGLLLASGVFFVFVAFTVFLPVIVIVPQKFALCFTVGCGFIIGSFFMLKGPKNQFLHMTSTERLPFTLGFIGSMVGTIYVSMVLHSYILSVFFAVIQVLALAYYCISYFPGGSTGLKFLTSSLTSSVMKCFGR